One Desmonostoc muscorum LEGE 12446 genomic window carries:
- the argJ gene encoding bifunctional ornithine acetyltransferase/N-acetylglutamate synthase: MADWQKITGGITAPRGYQAAGITAGLKPSGLPDLALIFSDVEAIAAGVFTTSQVKAACVDYCRQRLQAKHSARAILCNAGQANAATGNQGWIDALESGMAIAQALNIPSESVLLASTGVIGQRIKMDALRSGIPKLVAALSETGSDAAAGAIITTDLVPKSIALETTIGDRPVRIGGIAKGSGMIHPNMATMLAFVTCDAAVSPALWQQMLARAADRSFNSITVDGDTSTNDSLIALANGQSRTPAITELGAESERLEAMLTAVCQHLAKAIARDGEGATCLIEVEVTGAHDELSARQIAKTIAGSSLVKSAIFGRDPNWGRIAAAAGRAGVLFEQENLQIKLGNFLMLENGQPLPFDRAAASTYLKQAAVGAYLQEDTVLISVSVGNGHGTGKAWGCDLSYDYVRINAEYTT, encoded by the coding sequence ATGGCAGATTGGCAAAAAATAACAGGTGGCATCACAGCACCAAGGGGATATCAGGCGGCGGGAATTACCGCAGGACTGAAGCCTTCGGGGTTGCCGGATTTAGCTTTGATATTTTCAGATGTGGAAGCGATCGCAGCGGGTGTATTCACCACTAGCCAGGTGAAAGCTGCTTGTGTAGACTATTGTCGCCAACGCTTGCAAGCTAAACATAGCGCTCGTGCTATTCTCTGCAACGCTGGACAAGCAAACGCCGCTACAGGAAATCAAGGCTGGATTGACGCCCTAGAATCGGGAATGGCAATAGCTCAAGCACTGAATATTCCGTCTGAATCTGTGTTATTGGCGTCTACTGGCGTGATTGGTCAAAGAATTAAGATGGATGCTTTGCGAAGCGGGATTCCAAAGCTAGTAGCAGCACTATCAGAAACAGGCTCAGATGCCGCCGCCGGTGCGATTATCACCACAGATTTGGTACCAAAATCCATTGCCTTAGAGACAACTATAGGCGATCGCCCCGTGCGGATTGGTGGTATTGCCAAAGGTTCCGGCATGATTCACCCCAACATGGCAACCATGCTGGCCTTTGTGACCTGTGATGCTGCGGTTTCACCAGCCCTTTGGCAGCAGATGTTAGCCAGGGCAGCTGATAGAAGTTTTAATTCCATTACCGTGGATGGTGACACCAGCACTAACGACAGCTTAATCGCCCTAGCAAACGGTCAATCTCGCACCCCAGCAATTACAGAATTGGGTGCAGAATCAGAGAGATTAGAAGCGATGTTAACAGCAGTTTGCCAGCATTTAGCCAAAGCGATCGCTCGTGATGGTGAAGGTGCAACCTGCCTTATAGAAGTGGAAGTGACTGGCGCCCATGATGAACTCTCAGCCAGACAAATAGCCAAAACCATCGCTGGTTCATCCTTAGTTAAATCTGCAATCTTTGGACGTGACCCCAACTGGGGACGTATCGCCGCCGCCGCTGGACGCGCAGGTGTACTTTTTGAGCAAGAAAACCTGCAAATTAAGCTAGGGAATTTCTTAATGTTAGAAAACGGGCAACCATTACCATTCGACCGTGCAGCAGCCAGCACCTATTTGAAGCAAGCTGCGGTAGGTGCTTATCTCCAAGAGGATACAGTGTTAATTTCCGTTAGCGTTGGCAATGGTCATGGTACAGGTAAAGCTTGGGGTTGTGATTTGAGTTATGACTACGTGAGGATTAACGCAGAATACACTACTTGA